ATTTTAAGGGTTGCCAAAACCTGTGCAGCAAAAGCTTCGTGAATTTCATAATAATCAAAATCCTGAAGAGTTAAATCTGCTTTTTCCAGCATTCTAGAAACAGCAAATACAGGAGCCAATAAAAGATTTTGTTGATTTTTAACATATTCAACAGCTGCAATTTCGGCAAAGGTGATATAAGCCAAAATGGGAAGTCCTTGTTCTTTTGCCCATTCTTCGCTGGCTAAAAGAATACAAGAAGCACCATCTGTAAGAGGAGTAGAGTTTCCTGCTGTCAAAGTACCATTAACTTTATCGAAAGCAGGTTTAAGTTTAGCTAGTTTTTCAATCGTAGAATCTCTTCTTAAATTATTATCTTTTTCTAATCCGTTGAAAGGAGTAATCATATCATCAAAGAATCCTTCATCGTATGCTTTTGACATATTCAGATGGCTTTTTAAGGCAAATTCATCTTGTTCTTCTCTTGCAATTTTGTAATGTTTTGCCGTAATTTCGGTATGACCACCCATTGAAAGTCCTGTCTGGGATTCTTCATTTTTAGGAACAAGCGGACTTAAATCTTTTGGGCGAAGTTTTAAAAAGGTTTTAATCTTAGCGCCTAAAGATTTTGCCTGTCTGGCTTCTAAAAGAATTTTTCTAAGTTTTTCACTAACGGCAATAGGCATATCACTGATAGAATCAACACCTCCTGCAATTCCAGATTCAATTTGCCCTAAAGCAATTTTATTCGCAATATAAACAGCACTTTCAATTCCCGTATCGCATGCCTGTTGTAAATCACAAGCAGGAGTTGCAGGATCAAGGCTCGTTTTCATTACACATTCACGGATTAAGTTGTTGTCGTAGGTGTGTTTTATTACAGCACCACCGGCAACTTCACCTAATAGTTTTCCTTTTAAATTGTATTTATCAATTAGTCCGTTAAGAGCGGCTGTCATCATTTCTTGGTTTCCAACATTGCTGTAGGCGGTATTTGCTCGTGCAAACGGAATTCTATTGTAACCTACAATGGCTACTTTTCTTATTGTATTAGGATTCATATCGGTAAGGTATTGGTTAAATCTGTCTTTGGATTTTTGCAACATAAAGATAGAAAGAGAATTTGTTCTACAGCTTAATGTAGATTAATATTATCAAGAAATAACTTTAAAAATGGCTTTTGTTCTATTATTTTCTCGCTAATTGACTGTAAATTGTTATATTTATTTAGAATGATTTAAAATAATTTGGATAAGTTAAGATTTGAATATACTTTTGGGGCTTTAATTTTAATCAAACCAAAATGAAAATAGTTTTTAATAAAAAAGTGTATTTTTTTGCATTGCTTTTGACTTCATTAAACATGATGGCACAGGATTTTGGAAAAGTAGCAGGAAAAATTACTTTAAGCGGTAATAAACCCGCAGAAAATATTGCTGTTGCTTTAAAAGGAACAAAATATTCAGATGTTACCACCGTTTCTGGACAATATGAAATTACAAGAGTAAAACCAGGTACTTATACAATTGTGATTAGTGGTATTGGTATTCAAACAATGGAAGATAAAGTTATTGTTACTTCGCAAAAAACTACAACTAAAAACTTTTCACTTTCTGAAAGTCAGGAGGATCTTAATGAAGTAGTTATTACAAAAAATAAATACAAACAGGACAAACCTTCGATGTCTTTACGTCTTCAGACTCCAGTTTTAGAGATTCCTCAAAACGTTCAGATTGTAAGCGGACAAACCTTAAAAGATCAGCAGATTACCAGTATGAGTGACGGAGTAATTCGTAATGTGAGTGGTGCAGTTCGTTTGGAGCACTGGGGAGATTTGTACACTAATATCACTATGCGTGGTTCTCAAATTCAAGCTTTTAGAAATGGCTTTAACGTAGTTTCTTCTTTCTGGGGACCATTAACTGAAGATATGAGTTTTGTAGATCATATCGAATTTGTAAAAGGACCAGCTGGTTTCATGCTTTCCAGCGGAGATCCAAGCGGACTTTATAATGTGGTAACTAAAAAACCAACGGGAATTACAAAAGGTGAGGTAAGTGCTATTGTAGGAAGCTATGATTTCTACAGAGTAAGTTTAGACCTTGACGGAAAATTAGATAAAAAGGGAAAACTATTATACCGTTTTAACGGAGCTGCACAAAAGAAAGGTTCATTTCGTCCATATGAACATAATGACCGCTATGTAATTGCACCAGTAATTTCATATCAATTTGATGACAAAACAAAATTGACATTTGAGTACAATTTTCAGTATGCAAATATGACAGAGGTTGGTTCTTATTATGTATTTGGACCAAAAGCAGGCGGTTACGCTACTATGCCACGTAATTTTACTATGACAGCACCAGGTTTACCTGATACCAATATTCAAGATCATAGTGGTTATTTGCAATTTGAACATAAATTTGATGACAACTGGAAATTAACAGCACAGACTTCTTATTTTAAATATATTCAGCAAGGTTACAGTTCATGGCCATCCGCTGTAGGTCCTGCAACTACTGCAAATGGAGATATTGCAAACGGAGAAATTATTAGAAATGTGGGCATCTGGGATGCAGATAGTAATATGTTTCTAGGACAGATTTTCGTAAATGGTAAATTTAGCACTGGAGCGGTAAGTCATAAAGTTTTAGGAGGAATAGATTTAGGAGATAAAGATTATGCTGCAGATTGGGGACAATCTCATGATCTTGATACCGCTGCTAATCCTTTTAATATTTATAACCCAAATTACGGAACTCCATCAAACGGTTTCCCACAATTTGATCATGATACGCCACTTAGCCAAAGAGCTGGAGGACTTTATGGTACAAAATATGCTGCGGGTTACATTCAGGATGAACTTGGTTTTTTTAGTAACAGATTAAGATTAACCCTTGCAGCGAGGTATACATGGATTAGCCAGACTAGTAGCTATGAGACAGAACCAAACGAGGATAGTCATATAACACCTCGTGCAGGTTTAAGTTATTCTATTACTAACGATTTAGCGGTTTATGGATTATATGATCAAGCTTTTACACCTCAATCAGGGGTTGTAAGAGATGGAGAATTAAAACCATTAACAGGTAACAACGTCGAATTTGGTATCAAAAAAGATTGGTTTGATGGTTCATGGAATACTACCTTATCTGCTTATAGTATTCTGAAGAAAAATGAATTAACTTCAGATCCGTTAAGTACTCCGCAGAATCCAACTAAAATTGTTTTAGGAGAAAAAAGAGCTCAAGGTTTTGAATTTGATTTAAGAGGAAAAATATTTGATGGTCTTAACCTGATCGCAAATTATGCCTTTACAGAATCTACTGTGACGAAATCTAATGTAAGTGGAATTAATGTAGGCGATGTTGTTCCTGGATATTCAAAACATACAGCAAATGCTTGGCTGAATTACACTGTTCAATCGGGTAAAATAAAAGGATTAGGTGCTTCAATTGGGGGAACTTTCCTTGACGGACGTGAGACAGATACTTGGGGCGAAGGTCTTCAAAGATTACCTTCTTACTTTAAGTTAGATGGAGGTCTATCTTACGAAATCGGAAAAGTAAAAGTTACGGCAAACGTATTTAATATTTTAGATAAATATCTATACAGCGGTTCTTACTACGAGTGGTTGCAAGCTTACTACTGGCAGGCAGAAGCAGGAAGAAACTTTAGAGTTGGTGTGACTTATAAATTTTAAAGGTGCTAAGGTTCTGAGAAGCTAAGATTCTAAGGTTTCAAGGTTCAGAGGAACAAAAGAACAAACAATTGATATCTATAGATTTATGAATTGCCTCCAGTTTTAACTGGAGGTAATCGATAAATAGAGAGAGAAAGGCTTTAGCCAAACTAATAAAGTTTGGCTAAAGCCTTTTCTGTTTTCTTCTCTTTTTTTATCCATCTAAAGCTGGATGCTATTCAATTGTTGAAATAATAAATAGCTGCTTAATCTGCTAGAATCATTTTAATCCCGATAGCTATCGGGAGCGTAAAAATTTAATTACAAATATTATTAAAATAGAAATAAATAAAAAATCCTTTTAATCTATGTATCCCGATAGCTATCGGGAGTGGCAAAAGATTATCCCTTTCTAATCAATGGAATTAATTTTGTTCCAATTAATTCGATTGCGTTCATTAATTGTTTGTGTGTTAGTCCAGCATTGTCCATTTGGAAGGTAAAACGGTCAACTCCTCCAAGGGCTTCGCTGTGGCGAAGGATTTTCTCTGCAGCTC
This portion of the Flavobacterium panacagri genome encodes:
- a CDS encoding acetyl-CoA C-acetyltransferase, yielding MNPNTIRKVAIVGYNRIPFARANTAYSNVGNQEMMTAALNGLIDKYNLKGKLLGEVAGGAVIKHTYDNNLIRECVMKTSLDPATPACDLQQACDTGIESAVYIANKIALGQIESGIAGGVDSISDMPIAVSEKLRKILLEARQAKSLGAKIKTFLKLRPKDLSPLVPKNEESQTGLSMGGHTEITAKHYKIAREEQDEFALKSHLNMSKAYDEGFFDDMITPFNGLEKDNNLRRDSTIEKLAKLKPAFDKVNGTLTAGNSTPLTDGASCILLASEEWAKEQGLPILAYITFAEIAAVEYVKNQQNLLLAPVFAVSRMLEKADLTLQDFDYYEIHEAFAAQVLATLKIWESPELSQSIGLKKTLGAIDREKLNVKGSSLAAAHPFAATGGRIIGVMAKLLNEKGSGKGLVSICAAGGQGVTMIIEK
- a CDS encoding TonB-dependent receptor, producing the protein MKIVFNKKVYFFALLLTSLNMMAQDFGKVAGKITLSGNKPAENIAVALKGTKYSDVTTVSGQYEITRVKPGTYTIVISGIGIQTMEDKVIVTSQKTTTKNFSLSESQEDLNEVVITKNKYKQDKPSMSLRLQTPVLEIPQNVQIVSGQTLKDQQITSMSDGVIRNVSGAVRLEHWGDLYTNITMRGSQIQAFRNGFNVVSSFWGPLTEDMSFVDHIEFVKGPAGFMLSSGDPSGLYNVVTKKPTGITKGEVSAIVGSYDFYRVSLDLDGKLDKKGKLLYRFNGAAQKKGSFRPYEHNDRYVIAPVISYQFDDKTKLTFEYNFQYANMTEVGSYYVFGPKAGGYATMPRNFTMTAPGLPDTNIQDHSGYLQFEHKFDDNWKLTAQTSYFKYIQQGYSSWPSAVGPATTANGDIANGEIIRNVGIWDADSNMFLGQIFVNGKFSTGAVSHKVLGGIDLGDKDYAADWGQSHDLDTAANPFNIYNPNYGTPSNGFPQFDHDTPLSQRAGGLYGTKYAAGYIQDELGFFSNRLRLTLAARYTWISQTSSYETEPNEDSHITPRAGLSYSITNDLAVYGLYDQAFTPQSGVVRDGELKPLTGNNVEFGIKKDWFDGSWNTTLSAYSILKKNELTSDPLSTPQNPTKIVLGEKRAQGFEFDLRGKIFDGLNLIANYAFTESTVTKSNVSGINVGDVVPGYSKHTANAWLNYTVQSGKIKGLGASIGGTFLDGRETDTWGEGLQRLPSYFKLDGGLSYEIGKVKVTANVFNILDKYLYSGSYYEWLQAYYWQAEAGRNFRVGVTYKF